A single region of the Silene latifolia isolate original U9 population chromosome 8, ASM4854445v1, whole genome shotgun sequence genome encodes:
- the LOC141595884 gene encoding uncharacterized protein LOC141595884, producing MGMTMFYTGLEIDGLEEELMDGVLGTILEEDDDEKFKKYPEDAKEYVEDPIICCTIFDVCLWKAAKKCSVVMLKHSFTNYYEHLQVFSPCLLAHITTKWEDPHILQLMFQHCFVDRLSNQTFSNILPIHEILLYIMNDDPFTQWGKGDSIIKLIILIISARKARPRLECARLVAANTSSINEVALGLFHGGDVKELAALLLLAYDDLFHSFKSGLPTVSHAGLPTISSADMVSRAIHGEIPDVYALLYLFHKAGRDLSNFYTSMPENDNPADVIIKVASLIKNVGFPITYRDVDLSHVYSFKHGVMNSICEALVFWPSPIRSPVPTTSTTILYCPPKSHYQRKQASFV from the exons ATGGGGATGACGATGTTTTATACTGGTTTGGAAATTGATGGGCTGGAAGAGGAATTAATGGATGGAGTACTAGGGACGATtctggaagaagatgatgatgagaaATTCAAAAAGTATCCTGAAGATGCGAAGGAGTATGTGGAGGATCCCATAATTTGTTGTACGATATTCGATGTATGCTTGTGGAAAGCTGCCAAGAAATGTAGTGTTGTTATGCTCAAGCATTCATTTACCAACTACTACGAGCACTTACAAGTCTTTTCTCCCTGTCTTCTTGCCCATATCACCACCAAATGGGAAGATCCTCACATTCTTCAACTTATGTTTCAGCACTGTTTTGTTGATCGTCTTTCCAATCAAACTTTTTCAAATATTCTTCCCATCCATGAGATACTCCTTTACATTAT GAATGACGACCCTTTCACCCAGTGGGGTAAAGGGGACTCTATTATCAAGTTAATTATACTCATCATTTCCGCCCGTAAAGCG AGACCAAGACTCGAGTGTGCCCGTTTGGTAGCTGCTAACACATCTTCAATCAATGAAGTGGCTTTAGGCTTATTCCATGGCGGCGATGTTAAGGAGCTGGCTGCATTACTTCTTCTGGCTTATGATGACCTCTTCCATTCTTTCAAATCAG GTCTACCAACGGTTTCTCATGCTGGTCTGCCGACCATCTCTTCTGCTGATATGGTTTCACGCGCTATCCATGGTGAAATTCCTGATGTATATGCATTGCTTTATTTATTTCACAAGGCAGGTCGTGATTTGAGCAACTTCTATACCTCAATGCCGGAAAAT GATAACCCCGCGGATGTGATAATAAAAGTTGCTAGTCTGATTAAGAATGTTGGCTTTCCAATAACTTACAGGGATGTTGACTTGTCACATGTGTATAG TTTCAAGCATGGTGTGATGAACTCCATATGTGAAGCTCTTG TATTTTGGCCATCACCGATACGATCACCTGTACCTACAACCAGTACAACAATATTGTACTGCCCCCCAAAGTCACACTATCAGCGCAAGCAAGCTAGCTTTGTCTAG